Proteins encoded in a region of the Vicia villosa cultivar HV-30 ecotype Madison, WI linkage group LG5, Vvil1.0, whole genome shotgun sequence genome:
- the LOC131604994 gene encoding uncharacterized protein LOC131604994, translating into MPSKKSPIAWKEVCKPIEKGGLHIIDLDVWNKVTMLKLLWDLRKKTDSLWVLWMHSYYIRDQDVMEMELKHDSSWIVKGILKARAVIPVILNTWNQTLHESKFRMGKIYRDLNRNYTNVSWSVLFAGNIARPRALYCLWLACHKRLATRERLAKFGLINDTNCCFCNHNETMEHLFYGCSTMKNIWSEILDWLHIGHTPLEWSQELQWLTRSGKGKGIKVGILKMAAAECVYQCWRFRNDVCFGNIHDIGKVVHNIKEAIIHRGWSYRKYKEFIARNLML; encoded by the coding sequence ATGCCCAGCAAAAAGAGCCCCATAGCATGGAAGGAAGTTTGCAAACCTATAGAAAAGGGTGGACTACACATCATTGATTTGGATGTTTGGAATAAAGTCACAATGCTCAAGTTGCTATGGGACTTGAGGAAGAAAACTGATAGCTTATGGGTCCTTTGGATGCACTCTTACTATATAAGAGATCAGGATGTCATGGAGATGGAGCTGAAACACGACTCCTCTTGGATAGTGAAGGGAATTCTGAAAGCTAGAGCTGTAATCCCTGTGATCCTCAACACTTGGAATCAAACCCTACACGAGAGCAAATTCAGGATGGGCAAAATCTACAGGGATCTGAATAGAAATTACACTAATGTGAGCTGGTCTGTTCTTTTTGCAGGAAATATAGCCAGGCCTCGAGCACTCTATTGTCTTTGGCTTGCTTGTCACAAAAGGCTGGCCACTAGAGAAagacttgcaaagtttggtctcaTCAATGATACCAATTGCTGCTTCTGCAACCATAATGAAACTATGGAGCATCTGTTTTATGGTTGTAGTACCATGAAGAACATATGGTCTGAAATCTTGGATTGGCTTCACATAGGGCATACGCCTCTTGAGTGGTCACAAGAGCTACAATGGCTTACCAGGAGTGGAAAGGGGAAGGGTATCAAAGTGGGTATACTAAAGATGGCTGCTGCTGAGTGTGTGTACCAATGCTGGCGTTTCCGTAATGATGTATGCTTTGGCAATATCCATGATATAGGAAAAGTTGTACATAATATTAAAGAAGCTATCATTCATAGAGGATGGAGCTATAGGAAATACAAGGAGTTTATTGCTAGGAATTTGATGTTATAG
- the LOC131604993 gene encoding uncharacterized protein LOC131604993 codes for MARGKGRGRGRGRPPSLTEPSPPESPPVSLCEQPEVPPERVAIEVHDDSRSSSGHQQDEQAKKQTQPVVTETLNPPEGEQARKLWVDVISNNRKNSMVLDFIAPKVVNGSVVVEIEKSDIESEVLYWESALIMYVLGGDLSMNSVKQFMMKNWNTVQLPDLLYHDDGYFLMKFKSFKEEEILMNGPYMIKNMPMILRDWKPNFSMKKDMLRTIPLWVKLPQLPLEYWGANSLKKIGSAIGRPVVTDECTAHKLRVSYARILVEIDATQEVPKVVTIQNAEGELVSQDVEYEWLPKFCGKCQRFGHNCATKKFIPQWKPKEPVTAQGTQIVPSIEKVDPTVPTRLQKDKTPVLTLVEGSNLNESSSNKDEETLTTPKGDCKGRSTNRHSCSLGTPNFASNNGFDALGDLAEPPLQTEPDPC; via the coding sequence GTACCACCTGAACGTGTAGCCATAGAAGTTCATGATGATTCTCGCAGTAGCTCGGGTCACCAACAAGATGAACAAGCCAAGAAGCAGACACAACCTGTGGTGACGGAAACCCTAAACCCACCGGAAGGGGAACAAGCTCGCAAGCTATGGGTGGATGTTATCAGCAACAATCGAAAAAACAGTATGGTTCTTGATTTCATTGCTCCCAAAGTGGTTAATGGTAGTGTAGTTGTTGAAATTGAGAAATCTGATATTGAATCTGAAGTATTGTATTGGGAGAGTGCTCTAATCATGTATGTTTTGGGAGGGGATTTGAGTATGAATAGTGTTAAACAGTTCATGATGAAGAATTGGAACACTGTTCAATTGCCTGATCTGCTTTACCATGATGATGGCTATTTTCTCATGAAGTTCAAATCATTCAAGGAGGAGGAAATTTTGATGAATGGACCATATATGATCAAGAATATGCCTATGATACTAAGAGATTGGAAACCTAATTTTAGTATGAAGAAAGATATGCTTAGAACCATTCCCCTATGGGTGAAGCTACCTCAATTGCCATTGGAGTACTGGGGAGCAAACAGCCTCAAGAAAATTGGTAGTGCTATTGGAAGACCTGTGGTCACAGACGAGTGCACTGCACACAAACTCAGGGTGTCTTATGCTAGAATCCTTGTGGAAATAGATGCTACACAGGAGGTACCTAAAGTTGTCACAATACAGAATGCTGAGGGTGAGCTTGTATCACAGGATGTGGAGTATGAATGGTTGCCTAAATTCTGTGGGAAATGCCAAAGATTCGGTCATAATTGTGCCACAAAGAAGTTCATTCCTCAATGGAAACCAAAGGAGCCTGTAACTGCCCAGGGGACTCAAATTGTGCCCTCCATTGAGAAGGTTGATCCAACTGTACCTACCAGGCTGCAGAAGGACAAAACTCCTGTACTAACATTAGTGGAGGGATCAAATTTGAATGAGAGCAGTAGCAACAAAGATGAAGAGACCTTGACTACACCAAAAGGAGATTGTAAAGGAAGGAGTACTAATCGACATAGCTGCTCATTGGGGACTCCTAATTTTGCTAGCAACAACGGGTTTGATGCTTTGGGGGATTTGGCTGAACCTCCATTGCAAACAGAACCTGATCCATGCTAA